In Microbulbifer elongatus, the DNA window ATCCACGGCCGCACTTATCAGTACAAGCAGGTGGAAGGCAGCTTCACTCAACCCAATGGGGAAATCTGTCGCGCTATGATCGGTTGGGCCAAGAGCTGCTGTAAAGACCAGGCCGCTGACCTTCTCGAGCTCTACTGTGGTAATGGCAACTTCACCATTCCACTGGCTGAGAATTTCCGTCAGGTACTTGCCACCGAGATCTCCAAAGTGTCGGTAAACGCCGCGCAGGAGAACATCGCGGCCAATGGCGTGGAAAACCTGGCCATTGTGCGCCTATCGAGTGAAGAATTTACCCAGGCCATCGACAAGGTGCGGCCGTTCCGACGCCTGAAAGATATTGATCTGGATAGCTATGAGTTTTCCACCGTACTGGTCGATCCCCCCCGTGCCGGGCTGGACGCGGATACCTGCGCGATGATCGCGCGCTTTCCGCGTATTCTGTACATCTCCTGCAACCCGGAGACTCAGCTGGAGAATCTGGCAGAACTGACCAAAACCCACCGCATTGCGCGTTTTGCGATTTTCGACCAATTTCCGTATACGGATCATACGGAGTCTGGGGTTTTGCTGGTGAAAAGGTAAAGGGCTAATAGTAAAGCCCGGAACAGCTGGATCCCG includes these proteins:
- the trmA gene encoding tRNA (uridine(54)-C5)-methyltransferase TrmA, producing MALHRVNTDDYQQQLDQKVARLRDAYAPYTTLEPEVFPSPPSHYRLRAEFKMWQEGGRVDYAMYKQGEYKKPFVIQEFTVGSERINALMPPLLEAINASETLRKRLFCTEFLTTLSGDALITLIYHKPLDAVWEAEARALQKKLGVPILGRSRKQKVVLERDYVIEKLDIHGRTYQYKQVEGSFTQPNGEICRAMIGWAKSCCKDQAADLLELYCGNGNFTIPLAENFRQVLATEISKVSVNAAQENIAANGVENLAIVRLSSEEFTQAIDKVRPFRRLKDIDLDSYEFSTVLVDPPRAGLDADTCAMIARFPRILYISCNPETQLENLAELTKTHRIARFAIFDQFPYTDHTESGVLLVKR